Proteins encoded within one genomic window of Rhizobium favelukesii:
- a CDS encoding alanine/glycine:cation symporter family protein translates to MNTIIDFLNTIFWGYILIYGLLAVGVYFTIRLGFQQIVHFGEMFRVVTARDTRGDKEGISPVQALCTSLASRVGTGNIAGVAVALTLGGPGAIFWMWMVALVGMATSYSESTLAQLYKVHEAEGGGTGVYRGGPAFYIAKGLGMPWLGSVFAVCLILSFGLVFNAVQANSIADAMAGAFGIPKLATGLVLAAITGMVIFGGIRQIARLAGYIVPVMAGVYLLMALYVLLTNLPLVPGMLTHIVRSAFGLEEAAGGVAGGVAAAMANGIKRGLFSNEAGMGSAPNIAAAATPVPHHPSSQGFVQALGVFIDTLVICSSTALMILLSEVHLSGLNGTQLTQAALGHHIGWIGPYFVAVAIFFFAFTSIIGNYSYSEMAMVFLGIGNATGLTVLRGLVLLLVVWGALQAVATVFDAADAAMGLMATINLVAIVALSGTVVKLTRDYFAQRKAGVEPRFHGRDYPEFGDQIDHTIWTRD, encoded by the coding sequence ATGAACACGATCATCGATTTCCTCAACACGATCTTTTGGGGTTATATCCTGATCTACGGACTGCTCGCCGTCGGGGTGTATTTCACCATCCGCCTTGGCTTTCAGCAGATCGTGCATTTCGGCGAGATGTTCCGGGTCGTCACCGCACGCGATACCCGCGGCGACAAGGAGGGCATCTCTCCGGTTCAGGCGCTCTGCACTAGCCTCGCGAGCCGGGTCGGCACCGGCAACATCGCTGGCGTCGCGGTGGCGCTGACCCTCGGCGGGCCCGGCGCGATCTTCTGGATGTGGATGGTGGCGCTGGTGGGAATGGCAACGTCCTACTCGGAGTCGACCCTCGCCCAACTCTACAAGGTGCATGAGGCGGAAGGCGGCGGCACGGGCGTCTACCGCGGTGGCCCGGCCTTCTACATCGCCAAGGGGCTCGGGATGCCGTGGCTCGGGTCGGTCTTCGCGGTCTGCCTGATCCTCTCCTTCGGTCTCGTATTCAACGCCGTCCAGGCGAACTCCATCGCCGATGCTATGGCCGGCGCGTTTGGTATCCCGAAGCTCGCGACGGGCCTGGTGCTCGCGGCCATCACCGGCATGGTGATCTTCGGCGGCATCCGTCAGATCGCCAGATTGGCGGGATATATCGTGCCCGTCATGGCCGGTGTCTATCTGCTGATGGCACTGTACGTGCTCCTCACCAACCTGCCGCTGGTGCCGGGCATGCTAACCCACATCGTCCGCTCCGCGTTCGGACTCGAGGAGGCGGCGGGCGGCGTGGCGGGCGGAGTCGCCGCGGCAATGGCCAACGGTATTAAGCGCGGGCTGTTCTCCAACGAGGCGGGCATGGGTTCGGCCCCGAACATCGCCGCGGCCGCGACGCCCGTGCCGCACCACCCCTCGAGTCAGGGCTTCGTGCAGGCGCTGGGCGTGTTCATCGATACGCTCGTGATCTGCTCGAGCACCGCGCTCATGATCCTGCTCTCGGAAGTCCACCTTTCGGGTCTCAACGGGACACAGTTGACCCAGGCGGCGTTGGGGCACCATATCGGCTGGATCGGGCCCTATTTCGTCGCAGTGGCGATCTTCTTCTTCGCCTTCACGTCGATCATCGGCAACTACTCGTACTCCGAGATGGCGATGGTCTTTCTCGGCATCGGCAATGCGACCGGACTGACCGTGCTGCGCGGGTTGGTCCTGCTCCTAGTCGTCTGGGGCGCGCTGCAGGCGGTGGCCACGGTCTTCGACGCCGCCGATGCGGCCATGGGACTGATGGCGACGATCAACTTAGTCGCCATCGTCGCACTCTCCGGAACGGTAGTGAAGCTGACGCGCGATTATTTCGCACAGCGCAAGGCCGGGGTGGAGCCGCGCTTTCACGGACGGGACTATCCCGAGTTCGGTGACCAGATCGACCACACTATCTGGACGCGGGACTGA
- a CDS encoding carbonic anhydrase codes for MKPKDISIRAVGMACGCGSCSTPSAGRGEDADLARRGFMRNAIACSVVALAGAAVTRVRPAAAQSALTPDAALKELMDGNERYVGGQLRSLNEDLSILKSKNAEKQEPFAAVLSCADSRVPVEFVFDQSIGHLFVVRVAGNITTPEITASLEYGVAVLGTKVLMVLGHGNCGAVKATMEGKAVPGQISALYAPIRPAVDVAGGNLDAAIDANARLQASLLSQASPIIAGAIKEGKLKVVAARYDIVSGKVSLLA; via the coding sequence ATGAAACCCAAGGACATTTCCATCCGAGCCGTTGGTATGGCTTGCGGCTGCGGTAGTTGCTCGACCCCGTCAGCGGGTCGCGGCGAGGATGCCGATCTTGCGCGTCGCGGCTTCATGCGCAATGCGATCGCTTGCTCCGTCGTGGCGCTGGCTGGTGCTGCGGTCACGCGCGTTCGGCCGGCAGCGGCCCAGAGCGCATTGACGCCCGATGCGGCGCTCAAGGAGTTGATGGACGGCAACGAGCGCTATGTTGGCGGTCAACTCCGGTCCCTCAATGAGGACCTATCAATCCTCAAGTCCAAGAATGCCGAGAAGCAGGAGCCCTTCGCCGCGGTGCTGTCATGCGCCGATTCCCGCGTACCGGTGGAGTTCGTCTTCGACCAGAGCATCGGTCATCTGTTTGTCGTGCGCGTGGCCGGGAACATCACCACACCGGAGATCACGGCGAGCCTCGAATATGGCGTCGCCGTTCTAGGTACCAAGGTCCTCATGGTGCTGGGGCACGGTAACTGCGGCGCGGTCAAGGCAACGATGGAAGGCAAGGCGGTGCCTGGTCAGATCAGCGCGCTTTACGCCCCGATCCGGCCGGCGGTGGATGTCGCTGGCGGCAACCTGGACGCCGCCATCGACGCCAATGCCCGGCTTCAGGCAAGCCTGCTCAGCCAAGCCTCCCCCATCATCGCCGGAGCGATCAAGGAGGGGAAACTGAAGGTCGTGGCGGCCCGCTATGACATCGTGAGCGGAAAAGTCTCGTTGCTCGCCTAG